The genomic interval ACCACTATCACCACCACTACTGCAACAACAAGTACCAAGCACCAAGGACCAAGCACCTTCGTTTTCACTATGCGACGaagtaaaacaaattttctatttttatcttttttactgAAGgacaattttagaattttaaaagtgTATGGAGGTGGTTGAAGAAGGgatggaggtgcaagaagaagcaCTCTAACTATTAGCTCCTTGTGTGGGCTTCCAAGGAGCCCAATAAGTTATCCCTCTCACAATACGTATTATAGTGTCTACGTTGGTGGTAATATGCATAGCAATGCTTGTATATGATTTCTAACTACTCACGCACTGCACTATATATAGCCTTTGATTTCATTTCCCCAATTACTTCCTCATAGTTTGGTTAATAGTTTCCTTTTATATTATTGCTTTGTTAATTCACCACCAGCGTAGAAAGGTAATACATTTGAGTTTAGGCGAAAGAATTTCCTTGAAAGAAAGGGTATTAACTTTAGACTTTTTCTTAGTTTTGTATACGGGTTGAGAAATCTCCGAAGTGTCTCctctttatatttattaattcttttcttataaataaaataaaatagaaaggtAATACAAAGGTAAACAAAATTTCTCTAGTTTAACTTAGTAGACCTCATTATTGGTTATCTATCCCTAATACatgtaattatattaatttcttCTAATTATCCTTGCTAGATTGCTAGTTATAAGTCTAACAATCAATATGATAGAATACAAGTCTATGTGTTCTGATATATACCAGACGATCCTCTCGTCTAATGTATAAAAAATGAgatcatttaacaataaaagATGAGGATCGAGACGAGGACCGTCTAACATGGTTTAAGTGATGATCGTCTAGTGTGTAGAAAAATCAGACCATCTATAATAGTAGAAGACGAGGATCGTCTAACAATAGACAAAGATTGTCTAACATAAATTAGATGAGGATTGTCTAACATATCCAAGACGAAAATGTCTTACACCTAAAAGATGAAACTATTTCTTTACCTGTTTCATTTTGTTTCTATTGGGATTTTCAAAACCAATATAAAAAAGTTTTGCATTGTAATTCAGTTCAAGTTTTTAGTCTGTAAAATCTTtcaataacataaataatagcTTTTGTTTTCTTACCTAGACCATggtgttcttcttcttctacagTAACAACATATCCCTCTCCATGGGTCTTGATTGAACCTTTCATTTTGCACGAATAGAAATCTTCGAGAGGCTTCTTTCTTCTCTGATTCTTCTACTTTTCAAAAACGTTGTGGCTTTTAGGGTTTTTCCCTTCatctcttttatgtttttaccCTCCTTTAATGGGTTGCCATCTTCTAGATGATATCACAATAGGTTAAGGCTTGTTATACTTCTGTTGTTGTTGTCGTTgttttttcttgttattttcttataatatttttcaaaggtCAATGGATTCATCATTAACAAAATCTCTTCTTATAGATAATAAGTGCCTAGATTCTACTAGTCCCTATTATTTGCATCTTGGAGAAAATTCAGGAATGATTCTTGTTTCCCCACCCTTTAATGAAACTAACTATCATACTTGGAGTAGAAATATGAAGAGGAATCTTTTATCCAAGAACAAATTAAGGTTTATTGATGGGAATATTTGTAAACCAGGTAATAATGATCCTATTTTCGAGACTTGGGAAAGATGTAATATCATGGTTCTTTCATGGATTACAAGAACTCTAACGCCTCAAATTGTTGAGAGTATTGTGTGCATTTATATTGCTAAAAGTCTTTGGAAGGTCTTGAAAGAAATACTTTCAAAGGGTGACCATTTTTTGGATCTTAGATTTGCTTCAAGAAGTTCATTCTATCAATCAAGGAGAAAGAAATGTAACTAAAATTTTTTACTGATATGAAAATTCTCTGGAAGGAACTTGAATCTAAGACTTATACCTAGTTGTATATGTAACATTCCTTGTAGTAGTGCTTTGTTTAAAATCTTTGTTCAATATAGAGAATCTGAATATGTTATGTGTTTTCTAACAATCCTTAGTGAGATTTATAACACTGTTAAAACACAAATCCTCCTTGTGGAGCTTTATCTAACATAAATAGAGTTGTATTTGGTGATTCAACAATAAAGGCAACTTGCAAGTGCCACTTTAGAGATAAAGGTTCTCCTTAATATCAATGATAAACAAGGTAACTAGAAATAACAAGAACAAGGTTCCTGGAAACCTTagaattagaataaaaaaatttagaaaccacAAGGAAGAGGAAATGATTGGTGTGGTCAAGGTAAAGGTAGAGGTAGATCAAATAAGCAAAGTTAAACAATTCTCTTATTGCAATAAATTGAACCACACAATGGATGAATGTTATTCTAAACATGGATATCCTCCTTGGTAAAAACAAAAGACTGAATAGTTCACTATAAATCAAGATAAAGTTTGTAATCTAAATGTAAAGAATGATTCTTTACAACATAGTCacaatgaaaaaggaaaataggaaaggaataaaaaaaaatctttttacaTAGATgcattatataaacaaaaactttattttcatatagataaacaaataacacattttttcaaatatactAAAATGCAAATTATTaagcattttttattattgttcaatttttacaaattttaacataaatattcatgacaatatataattaaaatatagcaTTACAAAAATTAGAAGTTATTAAGTTGttacaatttaatatattttaatattttgtattaattatatatatatatatatattaattagataTAGAGAAAACTAAGGTACCTggtttgaaatttaatttttttgaattgatGTATCTTATCAAAGCATATTGAAAATGCTTATGAATCACAGACACGAGGTCtctttaaagttttaaaaacacAAGTTTACTTTTTCTTCTGCGTCAAAGTAATCTTTTCCCTTACAGTTCTAGTCAATTCAACGATGAACAGTGTTCATTATTGTACAAATAACTAATGATGGGTTAAATATTAAGATCTCATACAAGTTACCCTCATCGTATACACTAGGAATTCAAGAATACGCATATATTGGTGAAATAGTAAACGAATATTAATGCGTGGGGAATTATTTGCATTCATCATAAAAAGTTACACCGAGATTATTGTGACTAAAAATAGTTATTCTTGCTTATGGACCACTAACAAATTACCATCAAAGAGTTTCTCTATAATGCAGAGGccatccataaacaaatcattttcacaatataagaaaaactcttgctcAAAGTAATACTCTATAGCTAGAAAAATTGCCAAAATGACAAAACTGTGAAAAAAAGGTAAACTAAGAAGACTTGACACGCCACAAAATTCATCAACAAGCATGACATGATGCTTAAATATACTGCCAAACTTGGTGTCAGATGGATGTCCCGTCAGAGTAATTGTTGTCGCACAAGTATCCTTCTAATAATTTCACTTCTTGTTTCTGCATTACATAACAGTTATTGTGAGATATCTGTGATTGGAGGAAAACCTCAGGTGCAAAATACAAAAGGGTAACCAATTAAAcagtcaaaaaaaaaaatgaccaTGTTCAACAAGGGAAATTAACAGGACCTTAATCCAGAGTATGTAACTATTTATCACAAGTAATGTATATACACCAAGAGGGTTGCAGATATAATCACACAGAAATAAAAACTACCACACAGATGCATAAATAGGTAGACTAGTCAGAACATAAAAAAACCACGACAATGAGGAAAAATCTATTGTGAACTCTTCAAATTGCAAAATAATGATTACCTGTTTCATCATTGAACTAACAAATTCATCCAGAGAACCAAGATTATTAGCGGCACTATTGTTTTGAGACTTGTTATGGTTCATGATGTAGCCCTGTTGTTGTTTCAATGTGTTTTCTTCACTCAATCCCGTAATTCAAAGAAACTGAAGTCCGTGTTTTTGTTGTAGATTGAGTTAATAGAAGTGTGGCCATCTGTATCAATCAGAGAGTCTACTGAGTTACCAAAAATAGTTGAAGGGAAAGAACTATCATCATTGTTGTCATCCCACCCTTGAAATGGCACCACACTATTGCTTATTTGTCCTGAATTATTTGCAAAAAGAACTCCTTGAGAATGCATATCTTTTAGTGAATCAAGGGATTGGTTAGACAGTGAAGTAATGGATGAAGCACCACTCAGATTCCTCCATTGAAAAGTTTCAGTTGGAGGGTAAGAATTTGTCCCAGATGACTGAACAGTATTTGACCAAATATCACTACACCTACCCTGATCCAACAAAGGCATTGAGAATTGTGAATTCTGAGAGGCTAATGAAGTTTGACCAAATATCAATCCACCCCCTTGTGTGTTTTCACCATCAGCTTTCAATACCAAAGCATTGTTTGAGACGTCCAAAACTGGAGAGGCTGAGCAACCCATTGTTGATTTTGGCATCAGATCTGGGAGTTTATTTGACAAGGAAAAATTTGGTTGAACATCAAGAAAAGGGGAAATGCTTTGAATCGGTCTAACACCAATGTTCACACCCTTACGTTGAAATTGATCAAGACCTGTAGACATTGGCATTCCCTGAATAACATTCTGATTACCACCAATTATGGCTTGTTGGAACTTAAGTGGTTCATGAATAGATTTGTGAAAATTATGTGCATGGCCCAAATGAAGAATTTCTGAAGTAGGCAATCCATGCAAATTCACACCAAAAGAAGTGTTCAATCTACCAGCCATCCCCCCAGATCCAAAGGGTCTGAAAGTATTGTTATGAAAATGTTGAGCACCAGTTAGTGACTGCAAATGTCCAACCCCACTCAGAGAACCCATTGTCAAAAAGGATGAATCTGTAGTGCCTAAGGCTGCCGCCATATTAGCTTCTCGGTTCACCGCACAGCTCCTTCTTTTCAGATAAAGCCTAAATTTCTGCACCCATAGAAAGATACAGTGAGATTCCCTATATCAATTGGATTATGTTACATTAAACTAAAGAAGAAGGATTAGGAAAAATGCCTGAAGGTGGCTGGCCACATTCTCCCTTGTAAGCTTTTCAACATTCATCAAGTCAAGAATCTTTTTAGGCACAGCTTCTGCAACAAAAATAGTTAACATTATCATGTGTTGCAAAATTCAGTACTAGAACACTCCAAGGAAAGATGTAAAGCATTAGTAATGATCAAAAGCCTTAGATGATTAAGCTCTAATGCCTAACAAATAGAGTAAATTTTACTAACAATTATTGTGGTTCTTCAGTATTCACACAATATCAATGTTAACATGAGATGGCACTGTAATGTATTTCAAACTATTAATAGTGGAAACCAGAGGCAAGGGTATTATGTGAATTCCGAAACAAGAGGGAGTAATTTACTCTGGGAAATGTAATAACACGATTTGGAGTAATAGGTAGATTAAAGAACATACTGTCAAAGCCTAATTGATCAACAGCATTAACAAACTTTTGGTGCAGGTCCACAGTCCAAACAACTCGAGCTTTCTTATGACATGATGACTCCTCATTGTCATGGCCATTCTCTTGTTCATCGTTATCATAGTCAGACTCATCCTTCCTCTTTCTGGAAGACTTTACATTTTGATCTGAATTTCCTGTTGCTACAGAACCTCTTTCATTGCTATCAGTATTAGCCTTGTCTTGGTTGCTGCTTTTGCTCCGCTCCTTCGAATCACTCGTCCTCCTTCTCACAACATGCTGCCAAATGTTCTGTACCTCCTTAAGTCTAACAGGTTTCAGAAGATAATCACAAGCTCCATGTGTAATTCCCTTCATCACCATCTTAGGGTCATCATTTACAGACATCACtggtataaaaaatatttaacattgTCAAAGCCTCATCAAACATCCAAATGAAGCTGCAACACATCAAAAGATAATCTTCCCGACCATACCAAATTTCATATATATCAATCAATTGTGAACATAGGTGTTAGAATCACATGATttaataagtttaaaatttgtATCATGTGAGAATTCAAAAAGCCATTATATTACGTGATACGTGAATGACTTTAAATAGTTGTTTGCCTTTAATGTGCACTGAAGTTTCATATTTATCAATCAATTGTAAACGTAGTTATTAGAAGAGCATAATTCTCAAATCTAAAACGGTGCATCATGTGATGAATTGCAGAAGACTTTAAATTGTGTGATCAATCAACAATATGCATTGGTATCATTCCAAATCAAATACATTGCAAACAATTCCATTTATGCTCTAAAACAAGACCAAAAATACTGAAGATCTTTGATAATGATGAAGTAAACAGTACATATTTAAAGTATATAAAAAAGAGCATCTGAAGACTAGAACTCGAATTCGAGAAATATCCACAAATATTAACTATCTAACtactaataattatatattaataagaaATGAACTGTTGAAGATTGAAAACAAGATCATCACTTCTTACTTATGACAGGTAGGTCCATCTCAAGTCCCACAAGTTCAAGCAGCTTAAATCCATCCATGTCTGGCATTTGTACATCGCTGATTACCAGGTCAAACCTGTTTTCGTTTCCTCTCAAcagagtcaatgcagtttttgCATTTTTAGTGGTAGTTACTGCAAAATCCATAGCTAAAGTAAATATCATTATAAAAAGACAAAATTGCACACTATCAGATACAAGCAGAACCAAATTCAATGGAAAAGTGTTGCATCCAATGAAACCAATACTTCATATGCGAGCAAATATTTGAAACTAAATAAACAACAAAAAAGTCAGATGAAACCAATCACGGAAACATTGAAAATGATGATATTCAATATGCAAATTCTTAAATCACTACAAGAACACTCTGTTAACATTGAGAAACTAGTTGATCTGAACCTTTCAGAAACAGTATCAAAGACAAATGAGAGATATTAGTTTAATGGACTAATTTACAAAATCATTGAAAGTCCATAGAGAAGAAAAACTGATATCAGATGAAAAAATAGGAGTAAACTCCATTCACAATAATTTCAAACAGCTAACAGACAAATATACATATCTGGAAGACTCAGGTCATATCACTATAAGATCTGTCAAATGAAAACccaaacaaatcaaaattacaaactcaattttgaaaaaattaagatttaaaaacaaattcttttattaatcaaataaataacaATGTCTAGACGGAAAAAGAAGCAGAGTATAATTCACATACAATTAATAATgcaatgaaaaaatataaagaaaatctAAATAAAGGGTAGAAGATGCTGACCATGATATTGGCACCTTCGAAGCATAGTCTCCAGAATCATGAGACATGTTGAGTCATCATCAACAGCAAGAACACGCATTCCTATGGGAAACTCATCTCTGAGTTCATCCATTCTATCCTCCACCACAGTCATTTTCTGCAAAAAAGGGTCTTCAACTATTAATTAACTTGAAACTTTAAgagatttttctcttttatatatatgtcTGAAACCAGAAGCCAGAACCCCATAACAGAATCTATGAAACACAGTAAcccaaaagagagaaaagaagatTTTATGGAAGAATATCGATGACAGAAAAGAAAAGGTAGGAGTGATGAagggaaagaaagagagaacaaTTAAAAAGTTGGTGAGCTTGTTTTTGAGGTTATGTGATGTGTTACATGAGAGTGTGTGCAACAGTTGTTGAATGAGAAAGATACAGAATCTTGAACTAAATGTGTGGTGTGTGCACAGTTAAAGTTGATTAAAAGACATGAAACATTGACCGAATTATATTATAGAAGATAGTGATGGACCTTCCTTTCTCCTTGGATAccgggaagaagaagaagaagcacttATTCAAAAATTTCAGGGAAAATTCAAGCCTTCAGTACACAGAAACCTCTGAAACTTTCCTTCTACAGTTTAGAACAAATTACACATATGTTTTTCCAAATTTTTCATGATACCTATGTCCTTTTATTACCTACTAACAAATTTCCTTAATTATCTCACATACATTATATCTTTTATGGCATTATTTTGTTGTCTGAGAAAAATGTTACGCCAAAAGTAAATATTGTCGTAATTtactctaaattttaaattattattaagttactattctaaattataaattatattatttatggcAAGTTATTACTTTTTATAGTAATGATGTTTTGAaagattataataatatttttaaaaaaattaagtgtataataataaaaaggaatttaatatgtttttttataaagaaaacaattttttttctttaaaaagtgAATTCATCATGTTTTAGTCAGTAAAATATATGATATACTAGGTACATCATGTTAAGAAAAACATACTCGTATATATAGAAGTAATAATAAGACTAATATGCCAAAAGTAGAAGACCAAATATTAgttatataaaattgtaaacctaaatatataactaataataagttagtaatcacataatattaattaatattacaaTATATAATCTTTCTCACAATTTTGCTTTCTTTCTCATTTATTTAGGATTAAAAAGTTGACTTCATCACTagtttaaaaatgtttttcaagaaGAAACTTATTGTATTTGACCAAATCAataaaacacacacacaaattctttcttatttttcacaaaaaaaaggaaattttttatttatttttcctatCATTTAAGTGGTTTTATTGATTGCCAAATTTGTGAGAAACTCAATGGTaatcaaaatgtattttattgAGAAAAGTTTATGCATAGGTGATATCTGTTATTATTGTACTTTacataatttagtttttatctTCCGTTTTCTTAAATGtcaataaatatttgttttaaattgtgAATTTACAATTTATTTGAGATTTGATGGAAATCATTccaaagaagaaaacaaatattCTTTGGCCTAAATGTGTTCCTTTTGTTTCCACAAAAAACGGAAAACCAATCAGAATGTTTGGAAGCTGACGTTTCAAAGAATCAGAACAAATTAATTGGGAATAATAAATTCGATTTCCAATTTGAGATTATAGGGTTAGATAGGCAcataatatgtatttttatatgaatATAGCTATAAATTCAATTCATCAAATGTTTTCATTTCATAAACTTTATGCAACATACAAATATTTTACTCcttaaagtatattttaattaatttaaactttGAATAGGTTTTAAAACCATACAAATATAATCTTGTTTAGGTCTAGTTtcataaaatgtttattttttatttttatacatttaaCATTTTGTTAGTACTTTTTTAATCCTTACCACTAATTATAATTAgtgtaatattaaaaaatagaaaatattatataagataattatagtaataaaaattagtataagttaaaaatattatattattttttaagtatataacttattttttatttcatataaacAAGATAGTTACATACAATTATTTTCAGTTTTAGTTAATTGTGAACAGttttgtaataatatttttacttttttatttaataatttgcttctcattttatgtctttaaaagttataatttacttaaccacttttaatctattatattttatgttataattataaaatgattataatatatttttaatatatcacaGTGATTTTATTTCcaaagataaataataaaatagttatatgtgcttctttttattttagaataatggattataatgtattaaaaattatattcatatcaaaataataatctatactcttttacttttataaccttatacaattgaaaatttatttttgatttatattataatttaataataatatttctttaTGTATAAAATGAATAATACATATACGTTTTAAtgtaatacaaaaataaaaattatatgtaattaatttaataataattctaacaaaaagtaataattttaacaaaattaattattatttaaaataattaaatataaaaatatttttcataatatattaaaaaatttagaagtaaattatatatttatcttatagaaaataataaatgcaTTACTTCATTAAATTACATACTAAACAAAATCCAattatcttaatatttttttattttgttaacaaTTTAATTGCTACTTTTTATTTAACAGAAAACTAACTATAACCAATGGCAAATATTAAAAGAAGATACTAATAAAATGTTGAGgttttaaaagtaataaaaagttTTACAAAAACATAACCACATTTATagaaatttaaaacatatttaattcatcAATATCTTTCTTTGaaaattcttttctttttgttataTATTGTTATCACTTAACCATTTTAAACAATATAAATGTTGACTTTTAATACTTGACTTGCAAAATCCAATGACCATATAGGTTAACTTTACAAAATGAGTTACTTAAAAATAAGTGAAATATAATTGTTAAACGGATTTTTTGTTcaacaaaattgaattaaatttattagCATCAggattaaaagttaattttcaGAAGAGTAGTAATGGAGGGGTGGGGAGCAACATATAATACAGAGTTTTGCGGCCATTTTGAATTGCAAGATCATGCCAACTTTGTTTTAAGTATTTAGGTATGCTAGTAGGGGGAGTAATAAAAGGAGTAAGTTTTGGGACGTGGTAGTGGAAAGAGTGAGGAACATGCTAGGAAGGTGGAAAGGAAAGTTTATTTCGATGGTAGAGAGATTTTGTTTGATAAAACCAGTGTTATCATCTTTCCCCTTActctatttgttgttgtataGAATGTCAGCCATGGTAGTGAAGGAGGTTGTAAAGCTGCAGAGGAATTTCCTGTGGGGATAGGACTCAGAAGGAAGGAAGATAGTGTGGGTATCGTGAAAAAAAAGGTTTGTGAGACAAAGGAAGAGGGAGGGCTTGGCATGATAGAGTTGAGACTGTTCAATGTGGCAATTTTAGGAAAATGGATATGGTGGTTGGGTAATGACAAGATGTGTTTGTGGAAAGAAGTGTTAGAATCGAAGTACAAAGGTTGGAGGGATCTCAGGACTCAGACATAATAGGACAGATTCACTTTGGTGGAGAGATTTAAAGGAAGTATGGAAGCTTGAGGGTAGGAAAGGCAAGTTTGAGGATAATTTTAAATGGGGGATCGGGAATGGGAGGGACATAAGTTTATGGGAGGACTTATAGGTGGGAGACGTGAGTCTCAAGGACAATTTTTCGAGGCTTTTCTCAATTTACTCTGATAAGGAAGTCAAATTGTGGCAAGGAGGGAAGTGGAATAATAATCAAGAGTGGTCCTGGAAGATAGGATGGAGGAGGAGTCTGTTTGAATGGGAGAGGAATCAGGAGCAGCAGTTGGTTCGTCTTCTGGAAGAGTATAGTTTAAAAGTGGATAAGGTGGACGAATGAGTTTGGAAAGAAAGCGAGACAAATGAAGGACTTCACAGTTAAATGTGCTTACATAATACTTAAATAGGAAGCTCATGGGGTGAGGTAGCTACGTATGAATGTTTTTGGAGGATAAAAGCACAACCATCATCTCATTTCACAACATGGAAGGTCATGGAAGATAAGATTGCAACTAAAGCGAATCTGGAGAGAAGGGGAATAAGTTTGGAAAGCAATACATGTGGTCATGTGGCGAGGTAGAGGAAACAACATCATATCTTTTA from Phaseolus vulgaris cultivar G19833 chromosome 1, P. vulgaris v2.0, whole genome shotgun sequence carries:
- the LOC137816745 gene encoding LOW QUALITY PROTEIN: two-component response regulator ARR12 (The sequence of the model RefSeq protein was modified relative to this genomic sequence to represent the inferred CDS: inserted 1 base in 1 codon); the protein is MTVVEDRMDELRDEFPIGMRVLAVDDDSTCLMILETMLRRCQYHVTTTKNAKTALTLLRGNENRFDLVISDVQMPDMDGFKLLELVGLEMDLPVIMMSVNDDPKMVMKGITHGACDYLLKPVRLKEVQNIWQHVVRRRTSDSKERSKSSNQDKANTDSNERGSVATGNSDQNVKSSRKRKDESDYDNDEQENGHDNEESSCHKKARVVWTVDLHQKFVNAVDQLGFDKAVPKKILDLMNVEKLTRENVASHLQKFRLYLKRRSCAVNREANMAAALGTTDSSFLTMGSLSGVGHLQSLTGAQHFHNNTFRPFGSGGMAGRLNTSFGVNLHGLPTSEILHLGHAHNFHKSIHEPLKFQQAIIGGNQNVIQGMPMSTGLDQFQRKGVNIGVRPIQSISPFLDVQPNFSLSNKLPDLMPKSTMGCSASPVLDVSNNALVLKADGENTQGGGLIFGQTSLASQNSQFSMPLLDQGRCSDIWSNTVQSSGTNSYPPTETFQWRNLSGASSITSLSNQSLDSLKDMHSQGVLFANNSGQISNSVVPFQGWDDNNDDSSFPSTIFGNSVDSLIDTDGHTSINSIYNKNTDFSFFXITGLSEENTLKQQQGYIMNHNKSQNNSAANNLGSLDEFVSSMMKQKQEVKLLEGYLCDNNYSDGTSI